The DNA sequence ACAGGTGCTTGCGGCCCACCACGTTCAGGTCAAGCCCCGAACCGCTGATGTTCTTGCCGATCTCGTCCACCAGCAGAATGTCTGCCGCGTCGAAGGGAAGTCGGGGCATCCAGCGCCTTGCCTGGCGGAGCAGCGTCTTCTCTCCCTCCAGCAGAGCCTCGGTCCGGAGGGCCTGGATTTTGGCGGTTCGCCCGTAGCTGTTTTCCACCACGGCCAGCCCGGCCAGAATGGAGCACTTCGAAAGGACCTCCCGGGCAACGCTTCCGACGATCTGTCCGAAGCTGTGGTCCTTGATGGCGCGATGGTAGACTCGGGCTCCGTCGTGCTTGCCCAGCCCGATCAGCATCATCTTCATGAGGCCGCTCTCGACTTCGCCGGTGAAGAGCGTGTGGGGCTTCACCCGATTGCAGACCACCACGTGGTCGGCCTGGTAGGCCTGCTTGTCGAAATGGACGGGAAAGCCCTCGGCGGCCCGGCAGACCACCACGGTATCCATGCTGGATCGGATGGGGCAGCCGCAGAAGGCCTCGGTGATCCCGTAGGACTCGAGGATCCTGCGCTGTCCCTGGGCGGTTCCGCCGCCGTGGCTTCCCATGGCGGGGACGATGAAGGGGTCGGCGCCGAGCTGCCGGAAGTGTCGCACCGCGGCCTGCAGGATCCGGCCGATGTTGGCGATCCCCCGGCTTCCGGCGGTAATGGCCACCGACTGGCCGGGCCTGACCCGTTCTCTCAGCGAGAGACCGGCCAGCTCGGATTCGACTGCTCCGGCGGGGTCAGCCAGTTCGGGTCCCTCGAAGTGTTGCCGGACGCGAAACATCTTCGGGAATTCGACCATCTTGTCGCACGCTTCCTGGTGTTGCGCTTTCAACATAACTTTATTTGTGC is a window from the Acidobacteriota bacterium genome containing:
- a CDS encoding lactate racemase domain-containing protein — encoded protein: MVEFPKMFRVRQHFEGPELADPAGAVESELAGLSLRERVRPGQSVAITAGSRGIANIGRILQAAVRHFRQLGADPFIVPAMGSHGGGTAQGQRRILESYGITEAFCGCPIRSSMDTVVVCRAAEGFPVHFDKQAYQADHVVVCNRVKPHTLFTGEVESGLMKMMLIGLGKHDGARVYHRAIKDHSFGQIVGSVAREVLSKCSILAGLAVVENSYGRTAKIQALRTEALLEGEKTLLRQARRWMPRLPFDAADILLVDEIGKNISGSGLDLNVVGRKHLWHRPAEKEVPKIRVIAIRDLSSLTHGSAVGIGTIEFCRRRALEKMDVGMTRVNALTGGFTMEAMIPLDYPTDREMLQVMLSQIGLTEPPDARLLWIRNTMALSEIECSAAYLEEACARKDLAILCEPRPLPFNAEGNLDDSHMQAGVRLPAAAQSGS